The genome window CCCGAAGTCAAGAAAAGCATCATGGATGCCGGGGTCAAGTTCGCAAAGATCGAGCGCATGCACCGGCGACTGGCTGCGCATGCGGCCGCAGGATATGATCCCTCTACCGAGCCGACGGAAGATCCGCCATTCTCGCCTCACAGCTACACTTCGCAAGGATCGGTATTTTCCGTTCCGCCACCATCCAACCCCATGGCGGTGGAATTGCCCGCGGAGCTCCCTGGTGACTTTGCGCCCATCATGACACATCAGCCTCCGTCGAGCGGCTTGCGGGTTCCGTCCCCTCCGGCTGAGGACGCGCTACCGCTGCATCCGACCCCGCAGGATGGCGTCTATCCTTCGCCAGGACGAGTTTCCAGCAGTAGCTTCAGTTACACTCACAGCGATGGGAGTCGGCCGGGCTCGCAGCAACAAATGGCGTCGCCTCGGCTGAGCGTGGAGCAGGTGCAGGTGCAGGCGCCGGAGAGCAACATACCACCTCCAGTGCCGCCAAAGACCCCGATTCCGTACCCTGATAATGCGAATGAGGCGCTGATGCCGATGCCCTTGATGGTGCATCATGGTCGGAATGGGTCTACTGGGAAGGTCCGGCCCCCTTAtcccgttgatgagcctcCTCCCGCGGTAAACAAACAGCGGAAACCCAGTTATCATGTGCGATGATTGATTCTTTTCATGTATAGGGATAGTATAGTATGGCTTGGCTTGAGGCGTTACACCGTTCATTGTTTCATTTGGGGGATATCGCATTGGCCCATGGTTTATGATGTATTTACTACTGGTGGATACCCAAGAGAAGACAAGTAGTAGTTAATGattgattttgatcttcctgcATTGCTGTTTGTAATCGATGGACTTTGCATTCATTCCCCAGTCCTATTTTTATCACACTTAGAGCCATGGTCGGTCGATAAATATCAGAGACAACAACCATGGATCAGAACCAATCCTTAGACTGGGAATTGGATGATTCTCATCAATTGTACCAAAATTCAAAATTCTCCGAGACAGTGAGAGCGCGCCGTGGGTCTGCTCCGTAGACGCAAGTGTACCTCAAGCCGGAGGAGTAAGTAACTAAACTGACTGGCCCAGCCTCGTTTCTTCGTTTCCATCGAGGCGCTCCGGAGATTGAATTGCAACCCTTTTCCATCATGTTTCATTATTatcatcttctttcttgtttcttagactttttcttttcttttgataGATCCTTACTCCTTGTCCTCTCCCTtgcatctcttcctcgtGGCCGTACCTTAATCCTTATCAGCGCTCCCGACATTCCTGAAACCACGCGGCCCTCAGCCACCACCGATCCTCCACTTTTGCTAGTGTGATTCCAGAGTATTTAATTTGCCGCCGGGGCCTGTTCGTCGACTCGACCCTCGAAGCGCCTGATCACGGTCGGATTTCGCTGGTTGCGTGCGAGATCCCCCCCGGTGTTCACATTCAGTGGTTAGATCCAGCCGTTTGCATTGATCCATGGCCTAACGTCAGACTCGTACGGCTACGactacgacgacgacgacgactACGACTACGAACTGCGGCTACGACGGTCTTGTGCAACAACATATAGATATAGACTCGACAGGTTTCTTGGATCGGCACACCCGTTATCGAGACACGGCTGGCAGTGTGCTATGCCCTGAACGATCCCATGGAAATTTCTCACTCTCTCGTGGCCCATGCCACAACCCTCGCCGTCCGGTCCGGCGCTTCCAGTTCCACCAGCGAACGGCCCCCCGCATACAAAGCCGTCGGCATTGCGCTGGCCGTCTCGTCGGGTGTCTTCATCGGGACCTCGTTcgtgctgaagaagaccgGTCTCCTCAAGGCGAACGTCAAATACAATGAAGAAGCGGGCGAGGGGTACGGATACCTCAAGAACGTCTGGTGGTGGTCCGGGATGATCCTCATGATTGTCGGAGAGATCTGCAATTTCGTTGCGTATGCGTTTGTCGATGCGATTTTGGTCACGCCGCTGGGGGCGCTCTCGGTGGTGATCACCACCATTCTCTCGGCGATCTTTCTGAAAGAGCGGCTGAGTTTTGTGGGCAAGGTCGGCTGTTTCTCGTGTATTATCGGATCGGTCGTGATTGCTCTCAACGCCCCGGAGCAATCGTCCGTCGGGGATATCCAAGATATGAAGCATTATGTCATCGCGCCGGGGTTCCTGGCGTATGCGGGTGTCATCATCGTGGGCTGTGCGATTGTTGCGCTCTGGCTGGGGCCGCGGTACGGCAAGAAGTCCATGTTCGTCTACATCAGTATCTGCAGTTTGATCGGGGGGTTGAGCGTGGCGGCCACGCAGGGTCTTGGGGCGGCCATTCTGGCTCAGATCAATGGGAAATCGCAGTTTAAGGAGTGGTTTCTCTACGTGCTGCTTGTGTTTGTCATTGCAACCTTACTGACGGAGATTATCTACCTCAATGTAATGTCTTCCGTGCCTGGGTTGCAGGAACGTGTGCTAACCGCGGACCACCACAGAAAGCGTTGAACCTCTTCAACGCCGCCCTCGTCACCCCCACCTACTATGTCTTCTTTACGAGTTCGACCATCGTCTCCTCCGCGGTGTTGTTCCGGGGTTTCAAAGGCACCGGCATGCAGATCGCCACGGTCATCCTTGGATTCCTGCAAATCTGCGCGGGCGTCGTGCTGTTGCAGCTGTCCAAGTCGGCCAAAGATGTGCCCGATGCGGCGATCTTCAAAGGCGATTTGGATCAGATTCGAGAGGTGGCCGCGCAGGAAGAGCCCGAGACGGAACCCAAGGCGGACTCGATCCGTGGGGCTGCGGCGATCATCCGACGCATATCGACCGCACGCCGTCGtatggaagaggaggaagtgCGGCGGTATATCCGAGACAGGCAGGAAGATTACCTCAAGCCCCCGGCTGAGAACGAGATCATCGAATGGGACGGTCTGCGGCGACGCAAGACCGTTCTGGGACAGGGCCCGACTATGGCGCGGCCTCGCACGCCTGGCCAGTCGCATACTCCGTTGGCTGGGTCGGAATCCCCCGGCCAGGTCGACCACCCTGACCGTAGACCGAGTACTCGCCAGAGCGACCGTTCTTTCCTGGATGATCTGCGATCGCGAGCCTCGAGTATCATGCATCCGGGCCAATGGCATCAGGTCTATAATCCCCCGGACGGTCCCGCAGATCCAGTGCATCTGACGGTTTCCCCTGTGCATGGCAACACAAACCCGGACACGAGCTATCACGGAGCAGGGATACGCGAAGTTTCCGGACAGACGGACACATCGCGGTCTGTCGCGTGGGCGGACGAGACACAGGATCATGACGCCTCGCCACACACGGCCAAACGGCAGTTTTCTTTCAACACTGTGTTCAACCGAATCAGGTCGAAGAGCGAGAGTGAGCCGCCCAAGCCCCCGCCTCATTCGCCTCGCAGCATTCTGCGTCGCAGCCACCTGGTTCCCGGTGCCGAGAGGCATGCCCTGAAGGGAGccaccgaggaggaacggCTAGGTCTGGTGAAAGGGGATTCGCGGGTCGCCGGAGAGGACTGGGATATGCACGAGAAGCTGGAACGGGTCGACTCGTCGGGCGAGTCGATCTCGGATGCCCCTGAGCCGTATGGTTCGGTGGGCTATGGCGGCCACGGCGCATATGATTATGGCTACGCTGCTCAGACCTCGCCGACCGAGATGCAAAGCGGCTGGCAGTTACCATCCTCCCGGTCCGTGACCGCGGCTGCGGATCCAGGGGCTGTGCAATCCTCGTCTCGACCCCGACCGAATCCGCTGCCACCGTTGCCAGACGAGGAGCCCTTCATCGCGGGGGAGGCCTCGCATATGCGAGTTGAGCTCCAGTCACCTACGAGTCCCCGGGGGACAGACGGCCGAGGCTGGCGACGTCCTTTGTCGGAGCACGGCGACAGCCCATCCTCGACGAATCGGAGGGCATTTATCTAGTGACGTTTGTGTACGGATGATATGTATGATATGATAATGACCATGATTGATGATAGACATGACGCAGCCAACTGGATAGATAGACGCACTACTAAGACATGTCGTCTAACGACTTACCGCCGAACCAAAAGCATGAACAGTATAAACGCCGCCATCATGCACCACAGCGAATATCCACTGTGGGTAGTGCAATTGTATAACCATtgcaaacaaaaaaaaaaaaatccgtAAACTCGTCTCCTCGTAGCCATTGAGAACCAAAACGCCGGGGTATATATGCCCACCAAGACCAAACACCACCATCCAAAAACAACCAAACAAACCATTAAGCAAATCACCGTCGGAGCATCCCCATCACACTCCTCTGTCCACCAGGCGCCAGATTCATCGCAAACCGCCCCTCCGAGAGCCTCTTCCCCGCCTTGATACTCTCCAGCGCCCTGCACACTCATTAGCCCTGCGCCTGTatccaagaaagaaaacccgaaaagggaaaaatAAGAAAAAACCTACCATTGAACACCAACAACCTTAACCCCCCTCCACCCAGCCCTAGAGATCTCCCTCTGCAACTTCCCCGCCGCGAGTCCTCCCCCCGCTCCAGAATGGCCAGCAGGCCCTCCATTCGGCTTGCCAATAATAACATGCGTGACGGTCTTCCTAGACAGGGAGATGGCGATCTCCGCGCCATGCAGCACGAGTAAAGATTTAAGTCTGTGGTCTGAGATATGGGGCATTGTGGACCCATTGATGTAGATGCTTGTTCCTTTGAGGATCTTCCTTCCTCCCCcgtctttgtctttgtccTCGACGTGGGGTTTATTCTCGGGTTCGGCTGCGGGCTCGGCAGACGCGTGACAGAGTGTGTCCCTCTCTGTCCTCGCTTTCTTGCATTTGCCTgcgtcatcttcatcaagagCAGAGGCGGAGctagaagcagaagcagaagcagacgcagacgcagacgcacgcttctttctctcccccATCATCGTCCGGATATCCCTGCATCCGAGCCGGTTGCGCGTGGCCTCTGCGGCCGAGAGCCATTGCcattctccttcctctcttccaaTTCGACCTCCGCTGTTGGGTTTGGTAGTGCGAGTGCCGTCGCCCGCGCAGTCTCCCGACGACGAGGCAAACTGAATCGCAAGCTTTGCTTGCCGGGTTTCGCGCCAGCTGGTGCTGCTCGAGTAAGGGTTCTCGGCGCGCTGGTGGCCGGTTGAGGAGGAGTTCCACGTGTCGAAGATTGTGTGGcttgttggtgttggtggcaTTTTCTATTCCCAGATCAGTGTTATAAGGTGTAATGCTGTACAGAGTGAGGTAGGGTTAAAAAAAAGTCAGAGAGGGGCAGTGAGCGAACCTTGGTTCAGATGTTGATGTTTTCCTGCTTTGGGTTAGTCGGGTTAGTGAACCTATGCCTTGCAACTACaatggagtacggagtaacaAGGGATATCTACGCGAACAGCACTGCTGATAACCCATCAATTTTGTCCTATCCCTACATGCGATGAATGAAGAGTGGACCATATAAgtgaaaagggaaaaaaacaAAGACTCATCCAAGGAAATTCGTGTCATCATGGTCGTCAATACGCAGTATATCCTTTCAGAAAACAACCGCACATTCCACAATATGACCCAAAGGCACCATAAACGCTGATCATCCGGAGTATGAAATCAATGCAGAGGCCGTCGATGGCCCACGCTGCAACCAATAATGACCCAACAGAGGCAAGAAGCCTTGCAACATGGAGAAAATGGGGgtggggaaaaaaaagaaagaaagaaagaaagaaagaaaaagaaaaacgcAAGGTCTACTGAAGACCGCACAGGCTTTCGTTCCCACGCGTTGGTGGATGAAGGGACCCGTCCCCTTTCTAACCTTCTTTACCCTGAACAACCAGATAAACGAATGCAAAGTCGGAAGCCAAATCGACTATTACTCGAGTTGTCTCCGGTCTATGGCATATCATCGACGACGAGGCATGGCACCTCCGGCTTTCATCGGCTGTAATCCTAGCAACACTCCGCCAACCGGTCCGCCAACAGTTGTTTCATTGGTCCGTCGGCGCTTGCTTTCGTAATCTCCCTGGCTGTCCGGCCGGCCCATGTCGTCGTCTTCCCGTCCCCGCTTGCCAGATCCCAACGATCCGCCCATGGAGTATGTCGGCGCCGTGTTGGAGGCCACAGTGTAGTTTTCTGAGCCAGCTCCGTTCGATGACCCGCGGGTGTCGCTGACAATGTTATACAGACTACTGGCAGCAGTTGGTCGAGGAGACGCGTAGCCTGACGCCCATTGCGGAGGAGGCCCACCACCTGTGCGTGGAGTCATACGTCCAGACCCGTTCTGCTGCGGGGAGCCGGTGATGTCGTTTGTCAGCTGCGAGTGCTCGCCTGCGAGACTACCAACCGAGGTGttggtggtgtaggtgtaGGAACTCCGAGAGGCGCCGTAGCCCGTATTGTCGTGCTGCACGTATTCCGACTCGTGCTCAGGAGCAGACTCGCCCGCACCAGCAGTAACGTGTCCATTGCTCTGTGAGTACCGGTCCGCAGGCTTGACATCAGAAGTTTCCGTCTCCGATTGTCCGCCTGGGGCCCGTCCTGCCGGTGGTGCCATCTCATTCTTGATGTAAGAATGAGGAGGCATCGGCTGACCATACTGTGACAGAGAATACTGTGGAGCATAATGCGGGTGTGACGGGGGAGCAGTCGAGTAGTATGGCTTCGAAGTGTCATACCCCGATTGGCTTTGATACGATTGCATGCCTTGCAAGTTGTTGCCGGGAGGCGTCGTCGCTGGAGTCGTGGGCATCGACCGCGTGTTGCTCAAAGTAGTATCGATTGACAATGGCTGAGTGTTTGGTACTCCAGAGTTCATGCCTTGGTTATTCCAGTCATACGAGCTACTCTGGTTTGACAAGCCCATGAGACTCGAGGCACTGGCGGGTGGAGTGGGAAACGTATGTGCTCGGTCCAGAGGAGGACGAGCACCAGGCTGCGAGGACATCGTAGGCGGCTGAGGCATTTGAGAGGGAATGGAGGTCTGCATGGAGTGATGGTGGTGCAGGGCTGGTGGCTGAGAGGCTTGTGGCGTTCGCGCGGATGGTGGGCCCTCCAGCCGCCGTTGTTGCGATTCTTGCACGACCATATTGGTCCGAGTCTGGTTTGTTGGATGGTAAAGCAAACCACCGATATTGTGCACGAACAAGGGGTAGAGCAGATCAGTGATCTTTTCCTTGTTGGCAAACTCCAAAGCGCGCTCAAAAGGTATCCTGCATTTGTCAGCGTTACCCTTGACCATGAATATCATAAATAAGACATACCACACTCCCTTCAGGTGCATAGGGCCAATCTTCACAACATGGCGGACCTTCTCGCTCTTGAGGATGCCGTCCCGACGGCCTCTAGTCATACCAGCCACGTTGAGCAGCTTCGTACCGTTGATCATGTGGTTGTCTATTCAATG of Aspergillus fumigatus Af293 chromosome 2, whole genome shotgun sequence contains these proteins:
- a CDS encoding DUF803 domain membrane protein, whose product is MEISHSLVAHATTLAVRSGASSSTSERPPAYKAVGIALAVSSGVFIGTSFVLKKTGLLKANVKYNEEAGEGYGYLKNVWWWSGMILMIVGEICNFVAYAFVDAILVTPLGALSVVITTILSAIFLKERLSFVGKVGCFSCIIGSVVIALNAPEQSSVGDIQDMKHYVIAPGFLAYAGVIIVGCAIVALWLGPRYGKKSMFVYISICSLIGGLSVAATQGLGAAILAQINGKSQFKEWFLYVLLVFVIATLLTEIIYLNKALNLFNAALVTPTYYVFFTSSTIVSSAVLFRGFKGTGMQIATVILGFLQICAGVVLLQLSKSAKDVPDAAIFKGDLDQIREVAAQEEPETEPKADSIRGAAAIIRRISTARRRMEEEEVRRYIRDRQEDYLKPPAENEIIEWDGLRRRKTVLGQGPTMARPRTPGQSHTPLAGSESPGQVDHPDRRPSTRQSDRSFLDDLRSRASSIMHPGQWHQVYNPPDGPADPVHLTVSPVHGNTNPDTSYHGAGIREVSGQTDTSRSVAWADETQDHDASPHTAKRQFSFNTVFNRIRSKSESEPPKPPPHSPRSILRRSHLVPGAERHALKGATEEERLGLVKGDSRVAGEDWDMHEKLERVDSSGESISDAPEPYGSVGYGGHGAYDYGYAAQTSPTEMQSGWQLPSSRSVTAAADPGAVQSSSRPRPNPLPPLPDEEPFIAGEASHMRVELQSPTSPRGTDGRGWRRPLSEHGDSPSSTNRRAFI
- the stuA gene encoding KilA-N domain-containing protein translates to MNQTQPYMDVHSSHLSSAQPYASHAATAGAMAHYPQYHQQPPVLQPASTYGPASSYSQYAYPSGVASSQTAPPPPSTSMSSQVPAQLLPLPAVNSHTVTAPGYGNTTGTPMQGFVYDTTGQLAPPGAKPRVTATLWEDEGSLCYQVEAKGVCVARREDNHMINGTKLLNVAGMTRGRRDGILKSEKVRHVVKIGPMHLKGVWIPFERALEFANKEKITDLLYPLFVHNIGGLLYHPTNQTRTNMVVQESQQRRLEGPPSARTPQASQPPALHHHHSMQTSIPSQMPQPPTMSSQPGARPPLDRAHTFPTPPASASSLMGLSNQSSSYDWNNQGMNSGVPNTQPLSIDTTLSNTRSMPTTPATTPPGNNLQGMQSYQSQSGYDTSKPYYSTAPPSHPHYAPQYSLSQYGQPMPPHSYIKNEMAPPAGRAPGGQSETETSDVKPADRYSQSNGHVTAGAGESAPEHESEYVQHDNTGYGASRSSYTYTTNTSVGSLAGEHSQLTNDITGSPQQNGSGRMTPRTGGGPPPQWASGYASPRPTAASSLYNIVSDTRGSSNGAGSENYTVASNTAPTYSMGGSLGSGKRGREDDDMGRPDSQGDYESKRRRTNETTVGGPVGGVLLGLQPMKAGGAMPRRR